The following coding sequences are from one Musa acuminata AAA Group cultivar baxijiao chromosome BXJ2-4, Cavendish_Baxijiao_AAA, whole genome shotgun sequence window:
- the LOC135609558 gene encoding glutathione S-transferase F10-like — protein sequence MAVKVYGKPQAVCPQRVMHCLVEKGVPFEFVLVDIDAMEQKRPEYMEKHPFGQVPFIADGDFELFESRAIVRYFAAKYADRGPNLLGRTAAERAKVEQWLDVEAISYSPCAFTIVFNLFLLPIRGLPGNKGEAVAAMEKLDKVLEVYEKQLSRTKYLAGDEFTLADLTHIPVTRYIVEHCGLAYLLDDKPHAKAWWEDVSRRPAWKKVMSFVASGASFYAP from the exons ATGGCGGTGAAGGTGTATGGAAAGCCACAGGCAGTGTGCCCGCAGAGAGTGATGCATTGCCTGGTGGAGAAGGGCGTCCCCTTCGAGTTCGTCCTCGTCGacatcgacgccatggagcagaaGCGGCCTGAGTACATGGAGAAACAT CCGTTCGGCCAAGTTCCCTTCATTGCTGATGGCGACTTCGAGCTCTTCG AGTCTCGGGCCATCGTGCGGTACTTTGCTGCCAAGTACGCGGACCGCGGGCCCAACCTTCTCGGCCGGACGGCGGCGGAGCGAGCCAAGGTGGAGCAGTGGCTGGACGTGGAGGCCATCAGCTACAGCCCCTGCGCGTTCACAATCGTGTTCAACCTTTTCCTGTTGCCCATCCGCGGCCTCCCGGGGAACAAAGGCGAGGCCGTGGCCGCCATGGAGAAGCTCGACAAGGTCCTCGAGGTGTACGAGAAGCAGCTGTCGCGGACCAAGTACTTGGCCGGGGACGAGTTCACGCTGGCCGACCTGACCCACATCCCCGTGACGCGCTACATCGTGGAGCACTGCGGCCTGGCGTACCTCCTCGATGACAAGCCGCATGCCAAGGCGTGGTGGGAAGACGTCAGCCGCCGGCCGGCGTGGAAGAAGGTGATGAGCTTTGTGGCGTCCGGGGCGTCATTCTACGCCCCCTAG
- the LOC135609557 gene encoding cytokinin riboside 5'-monophosphate phosphoribohydrolase LOG1-like produces the protein MMEDQTQAKSTAVAKRRVSSSSSSSSSPSSRFKRVCVFCGSSTGKKKGYQLAAIQLGKELVERNIDLVYGGGSVGLMGLVSQAVFDGGRHVLGIIPRTLMPKEITGETIGEVQPVAGMHQRKAEMARQADAFVALPGGYGTLEELLEVITWAQLGIHDKPVGLLNVEGYYNTLLSFIDKAVDEGFISPDARHIIISAQTAHELLSKLEEYEPRHERVASKLRWEMEKLGHPPKSYIAR, from the exons ATGATGGAGGACCAAACGCAAGCGAAGTCAACGGCAGTCGCTAAGAGAAGggtgtcatcgtcgtcgtcgtcgtcgtcgtcgccatcATCACGGTTCAAAAGAGTCTGCGTGTTCTGCGGTAGCAGCACAGGGAAGAAGAAAGGCTATCAGCTCGCAGCTATCCAACTAGGAAAAGAATTG GTGGAGAGGAACATAGACTTGGTGTACGGCGGAGGGAGCGTTGGGCTCATGGGTCTCGTCTCGCAAGCTGTTTTTGACGGCGGCCGCCATGTCTTAGG GATAATTCCAAGGACGCTCATGCCCAAAGAG ATAACCGGAGAGACCATAGGGGAAGTGCAGCCCGTCGCCGGAATGCACCAGAGGAAAGCCGAGATGGCACGTCAGGCTGATGCCTTTGTTGCTCTTCCCG GAGGGTACGGAACCCTAGAAGAACTGCTCGAGGTGATAACTTGGGCTCAGCTGGGAATCCATGACAAGCCG GTGGGTCTTCTGAACGTCGAAGGGTACTACAACACACTGCTATCGTTCATCGACAAGGCTGTGGACGAGGGGTTCATCTCTCCTGATGCTCGCCATATTATTATCTCGGCACAGACAGCTCATGAGTTACTGTCCAAGCTTGAG GAGTATGAACCCAGGCATGAGAGAGTTGCATCCAAACTGAGGTGGGAGATGGAGAAGTTGGGTCACCCCCCCAAGTCGTACATCGCGCGCTAG
- the LOC135609319 gene encoding uncharacterized protein LOC135609319, with translation MHRHGCAQGGAQSLDASGFSGPLPWVGLYAAAASAACALAMASDAISALRRRQLWFPSFLFSLNATTLTLLSVATKLPLDLSSPMPSLPDQLAKLSGSALVATATANLLPSLASAPDAASAAADLIALAILVITVAANVSIQIATGVIYTFVPEHLAVLILALALVIILCSSALAVPTTKQLLEEQFDDKFGSASDPDGGNNFDINSLRESVKRYWLMAHTSSPQYVLGRTATCTASGAFGLLTCLILVEASMRSVIKDPHGMSFCSGTSDYQWSTTVVFFSQVVAVVVGTIAPAWRWFNAVSFRGPSQRRWNCRDEVRVERYWIQRLIEWKQDASSTFLVDGSHRSRKMVHELKNVVLVLLTRAQIVVVVICKVVRLASVLPTSWIRRCCKCWSLRWGLVSIPSSLSTASGASRTPSGLEHLSNFVLHLEGEEHLVNLMMRSEREDTERWIRKGTKNQPAHLIQLISNHATFSQGFQGVCEFDSRSIPSLVTDEPPNCWELPLVTLTTVAVALPYIKPDLVESLRCAVNEGLRYVRLVDEHLDTKGLHNMRKAGDNLWLGVDLYDKWLDKDLHELVSEEKSGKKIIEKLGEISRECVSSFEQKMRDGTEDRRSPLEWPADVFASNSMYRVSSTILQEYDGKFGTDDKLFLWLQTIISDIFCACLTNIPRVIYMECICSSVEVREKRVREAAFLLGEATSILEILGNPEVTCFYPKSKQYIEDWCMTRQDQNLSLPLSSS, from the coding sequence ATGCATCGACACGGATGCGCACAAGGGGGCGCCCAATCCCTGGACGCGTCCGGCTTCAGCGGGCCGCTCCCATGGGTCGGACTCTACGCGGCCGCGGCCTCCGCCGCTTGCGCCCTGGCCATGGCCAGCGACGCCATCTCCGCCCTCCGCCGCCGCCAGCTCTGGTTCCCCTCtttcctcttctccctcaacgCCACCACCCTCACCCTCCTCTCCGTCGCCACAAAGCTCCCCCTCGACCTCTCCTCCCCCATGCCCTCCCTCCCTGACCAGCTCGCCAAGCTCAGTGGCTCTGCCCTcgtcgccaccgccaccgccaaccTGCTCCCCTCCCTCGCCTCCGCCCCCGACGCCGCCTCCGCCGCGGCCGATCTCATCGCGCTTGCCATCCTGGTCATCACTGTCGCCGCCAACGTCTCCATCCAGATCGCCACCGGCGTCATCTACACCTTCGTCCCCGAGCATCTCGCCGTCCTCATTCTCGCCCTCGCCCTTGTGATAATTCTCTGCTCCTCCGCCCTCGCCGTGCCGACCACGAAGCAGCTGCTCGAGGAGCAGTTCGATGACAAGTTCGGTTCGGCCTCCGACCCCGACGGCGGCAACAATTTCGACATCAACTCGCTCAGAGAGTCTGTGAAGCGCTACTGGTTGATGGCGCACACTTCCAGCCCGCAGTACGTGCTCGGCCGCACCGCCACCTGCACCGCCTCGGGGGCCTTTGGCCTCCTCACTTGCCTCATCCTCGTCGAGGCCTCCATGAGGTCCGTAATCAAGGACCCCCATGGCATGAGCTTCTGCAGTGGGACGTCGGATTACCAGTGGTCAACCACGGTCGTGTTCTTCTCTCAGGTGGTCGCCGTGGTGGTGGGCACTATAGCCCCGGCTTGGAGATGGTTTAACGCCGTCAGCTTCCGAGGGCCCTCCCAGCGGAGATGGAACTGTAGGGATGAGGTCAGAGTGGAAAGGTACTGGATCCAGAGGCTAATTGAGTGGAAGCAAGATGCCTCCTCGACGTTCCTGGTCGACGGCAGCCATCGGAGCAGGAAGATGGTACACGAGCTCAAGAATGTCGTCCTGGTCTTGCTGACTAGAGCTCAAATTGTGGTGGTGGTGATCTGCAAGGTGGTGCGGTTGGCGTCCGTGTTGCCCACGAGCTGGATCCGTCGCTGCTGCAAATGTTGGTCGCTGAGATGGGGCTTAGTGTCCATTCCGAGTTCCTTGTCCACTGCCAGTGGTGCGAGCAGGACTCCTTCAGGTTTGGAACATCTGAGCAACTTTGTGCTGCATCTGGAAGGGGAGGAGCATTTGGTGAACTTGATGATGAGGAGCGAACGTGAGGACACGGAACGATGGATTCGGAAGGGCACTAAGAACCAACCTGCTCATCTGATTCAGTTGATCAGCAACCACGCTACTTTCTCCCAAGGATTTCAAGGTGTTTGTGAATTTGACAGTAGGAGCATTCCCTCCTTGGTCACCGACGAACCTCCTAATTGTTGGGAGCTGCCTTTGGTGACCCTTACTACGGTTGCGGTCGCTCTTCCTTACATCAAACCTGATTTGGTCGAGTCACTCCGGTGTGCAGTGAACGAAGGCCTCAGATACGTCAGGCTCGTTGACGAGCATCTGGACACGAAAGGGCTGCATAACATGAGGAAAGCAGGAGATAACCTCTGGCTGGGAGTAGATCTGTATGATAAGTGGCTGGACAAGGATCTCCACGAGTTAGTCTCCGAGGAAAAGAGTGGTAAGAAGATCATCGAAAAGCTAGGAGAAATTAGCAGAGAATGTGTTAGCAGCTTTGAGCAAAAAATGAGAGATGGTACTGAAGATAGGAGGAGCCCGCTGGAGTGGCCTGCAGACGTCTTTGCATCCAATTCTATGTACAGAGTGAGCAGTACTATCTTGCAAGAGTATGACGGCAAATTCGGGACGGATGACAAGTTATTTCTGTGGTTACAGACCATTATTTCTGACATATTCTGTGCTTGCCTCACCAATATACCAAGAGTCATTTACATGGAATGCATTTGTAGCTCAGTTGAAGTGAGGGAAAAGCGAGTGAGGGAGGCTGCTTTTCTTCTTGGTGAGGCTACAAGCATTCTCGAAATACTTGGAAATCCAGAAGTGACTTGCTTTTATCCTAAGAGCAAACAATACATTGAAGATTGGTGCATGACAAGGCAGGACCAAAATCTTAGTCTTCCTTTGAGTTCTTCTTAG